In Alphaproteobacteria bacterium, the following are encoded in one genomic region:
- the lon gene encoding endopeptidase La, whose amino-acid sequence MFGLTKGTQYPVLPLRDIVVFPHMIVPLFVGREKSVRALEQVMLGDDKQIVLVTQKNANHDDPNSADLYTVGTLGTVLQLLKLPDGTVKVLVEGGQRVRLIQIQDDAQHFHAMVEVIPMALVDEAEVEALVRTIVGQFEQYIKLNRKIPPDVLVTINQIDDPAKLADTIASYLGLKIPEKQILLETADVKQRLEKILSHIEGEIGVLQVERRIRTRVKRQMEKTQRDYYLNEQLKAIQKELGEGEEGKDEISEFEAKIKKTKLSKEAREKSLNELRKLRSMNQMSAEATVIRNYLDWILSIPWQHRSRVKRDIMSAKKILDHDHYGLDKVKERILEYLAVQSRVGKVKGQILCLVGPPGVGKTSLGKSIASATGRTFVRMSLGGVRDEAEIRGHRRTYIGAMPGKVIQGMKKAKTSNPLFLLDEIDKMGTDWRGDPASALLEVLDPEQNATFNDHYLEVDYDLSDVMFVTTANTLRMPQPLLDRMEIIRLPGYTEDEKVEIAVHYLIPKTIEMHGLKKGELSIADEALRLLIRLYTREAGVRNLEREIANLSRKAIKEILIKPKTTSIKITSRNLGKYAGIPRYHYGLAEVADVVGVTTGLAWTEVGGDLLSIEAVILPGKGKTMITGKLGDVMQESIQAAVSYIRSQAPRFGIKPSMFEKRDIHIHVPEGATPKDGPSAGVTMCTSIVSALTGIPVHKDIAMTGEITLRGRVLQIGGLKEKLLAAHRGGVKTVLIPQDNEKDLADIPDNVKRGIKIIPVSSVDQVLKIALTQPLTPIDWPDDEFKPVPKETTDGSAPVMESDAVH is encoded by the coding sequence AATTCCGCAGATTTATACACAGTTGGAACTCTTGGAACTGTTCTGCAATTGTTAAAACTCCCTGATGGAACGGTTAAAGTCCTTGTCGAAGGGGGTCAACGCGTTCGACTTATCCAAATTCAAGATGATGCTCAGCACTTCCATGCCATGGTTGAAGTTATCCCGATGGCGCTTGTGGATGAGGCTGAAGTTGAAGCTTTGGTTCGCACGATTGTTGGCCAGTTTGAGCAATACATTAAACTGAACCGAAAGATTCCCCCAGATGTTTTGGTGACCATTAATCAAATAGATGACCCTGCAAAGCTGGCAGATACTATTGCTTCTTATCTCGGCTTAAAGATTCCGGAAAAACAAATTCTATTAGAGACAGCTGACGTTAAACAGCGTTTAGAAAAAATCCTTAGTCATATTGAAGGGGAGATTGGTGTTCTTCAAGTTGAACGTCGTATCCGCACTCGTGTTAAGCGTCAAATGGAAAAAACGCAAAGAGATTATTATTTGAATGAGCAACTCAAGGCTATTCAGAAGGAACTTGGGGAAGGCGAAGAAGGCAAGGATGAGATTTCTGAGTTTGAGGCCAAAATCAAGAAGACAAAGCTGAGCAAAGAGGCCCGTGAAAAATCTTTGAACGAACTGCGCAAATTACGCAGCATGAATCAAATGTCAGCGGAAGCGACCGTCATTCGGAATTATTTAGATTGGATTCTTTCTATTCCTTGGCAACATCGTAGTCGAGTTAAGCGGGACATTATGTCGGCGAAAAAGATTTTAGATCATGATCATTATGGCCTAGATAAAGTCAAAGAACGGATTCTGGAATATTTGGCGGTCCAAAGTCGCGTGGGCAAGGTGAAGGGCCAGATTTTATGTTTGGTTGGTCCTCCTGGGGTTGGAAAAACGTCTCTTGGAAAGTCGATTGCGTCTGCCACAGGCCGTACATTTGTGCGAATGTCTTTAGGTGGTGTGCGAGACGAAGCTGAAATTCGGGGACATCGCCGGACCTATATTGGAGCAATGCCCGGCAAAGTCATTCAAGGCATGAAAAAAGCCAAGACATCGAATCCCCTATTTTTGCTCGATGAAATTGACAAAATGGGAACGGACTGGCGCGGAGATCCTGCTTCTGCTTTGCTTGAAGTATTGGACCCAGAACAAAACGCCACCTTCAATGATCACTATTTAGAAGTTGATTATGACTTGTCGGACGTGATGTTTGTGACCACGGCTAATACGCTTCGTATGCCACAACCCTTGCTGGATCGGATGGAGATCATTCGATTGCCAGGGTATACTGAAGATGAAAAAGTTGAAATTGCAGTCCATTATTTGATTCCCAAAACGATTGAGATGCATGGGTTGAAAAAGGGTGAGCTTTCCATAGCAGATGAAGCTTTGCGGCTTTTGATCCGTCTCTATACTCGTGAAGCTGGGGTGAGAAACCTTGAGCGAGAAATTGCGAATTTGTCCCGCAAAGCCATCAAAGAAATTTTGATTAAGCCCAAAACAACGAGCATCAAGATTACATCGCGTAATCTTGGGAAATATGCAGGCATTCCGCGATACCATTATGGGCTTGCCGAAGTTGCAGACGTTGTAGGTGTGACTACGGGCCTTGCTTGGACAGAAGTGGGTGGGGACTTATTGTCTATTGAGGCGGTGATTTTGCCTGGTAAAGGCAAAACCATGATCACCGGTAAGCTGGGGGACGTTATGCAAGAGTCTATCCAGGCAGCGGTGAGTTATATCCGCTCTCAGGCTCCACGCTTTGGCATAAAGCCATCTATGTTTGAAAAGCGCGATATTCATATTCATGTGCCTGAAGGCGCAACGCCGAAAGACGGGCCTTCTGCGGGTGTGACTATGTGTACGTCGATCGTTTCTGCCCTCACCGGCATCCCTGTTCACAAGGACATTGCCATGACTGGTGAGATCACCTTGCGTGGCCGTGTCTTGCAAATTGGTGGCTTGAAGGAAAAACTTCTGGCAGCCCATCGTGGTGGCGTTAAGACGGTTCTGATTCCCCAGGACAATGAAAAGGACTTGGCGGATATTCCGGATAATGTGAAGCGGGGCATCAAGATTATTCCTGTTTCTTCCGTGGATCAGGTTTTGAAGATTGCGTTGACGCAACCGTTAACGCCAATCGATTGGCCAGATGATGAGTTCAAGCCTGTGCCCAAAGAGACTACGGATGGAAGCGCTCCAGTTATGGAATCAGACGCGGTTCATTGA